The segment AGGAGCCTTGGACTTGGCAGGGTAGACACGAAGGGTGCCGCCCAAGATGGGCCTGCCGTTGGTTGCGGTCATGGCACgctcagcctcctcctcggacgCAAAGTCGACGAAGCAGTAGTGGTGGCTACCGCTGCCGTTCTGAGGCCTCGAAAGAGGGTTAGGAGCGATACGCTTGCCGATGGTCACGCTATCTCAGTCAATACACCTGCACACGAATTTGGGCTGCTTCCAACCACAAGGGGGCTCTTGTGTTGACTCACATCTCAAATCCAAGGAAGATCTCACGGATCTCAGCGTCGTTCTGCTCCTGGTCGATCATCTCGCCAAGACCACCAACATATAGTCTCTTGTTGTTCTGGACAACACCCTCCTTCGCATCACTGCCAGTGCGCCTCTGGGTGCCATACGACCTCTGCTCACGCTCCTCGGTAGCGGCGGGCTTGCTTCCGCTTCTCCAGTCACCCCAACGATCGAAAGTAGAGCGGGGCGCaggggaggcggaggctCCCTCGCGACGCTGGGAGGAAGTCTTAGGGTGGCAAGGGCCGAGCTTGACGGAACGTCCGCAAAGGTCAACACCGGTCAGGCTGTCAAGGGCACGCTCGGCCTCCTCACGAGTGGTGAACTCAATGAAGCAGTAGCCAGGGTTCCGTCCACTAAGGGGATCAACCGAAATGTGAATCTTCTCGTACTGGGTGAAGCCGGCATCCTGGAGGAAGGCCTCGACATCAGCGGGCTTGACGGAGTACAGAAGGTTGCCCATGTAGATGCGACGACCCTCGGTAAGGGCGTCAGAGTTCTGCATGGTCGTGTCGTTCTGGGCGAGTCTGTCCATAATTGCGGTTGTGTGTTGTGTAATGGTTGAAAGAGCCGATGAATCGTTGACTGAGGTACCGCAAAGGCGAGTGAGAAGGATCAAAGACGAGAAActgtgtgtggtggtgagagTGACACTGAGGGTCTGGATGTGAAGAAGTGAATATGATTGTGAGGCcaacgaagaaaaaaaatccTATAAGGCAAAGGCAGAGTACAAACGGCCCACAAAAGAAATTTTGGAGTGTTCCACTTGCATGGCTACTCCGTTCTTTTTTAGTCCAGCCTTCCTAGCGCTGGGGTCCAACCTTGGGCAGGCATTACACGAgtggggttagggttagtCGCCGCCTTCTCAACTTCCTTGATTCTCATGAGCCGCCCATGTTTTATGTCCTGATATAATTTTTTTACTTGTGCAGACAAGGGAAACCGCCATTGCATAGATAATCCTGTTGTGCACAGTGTAACAACAGTAAAGGGGCatgtgttggtgtttgtCCCGCCACCAAACCTTTGGTATGCCCGTACCCTATTTGCAAGCACCAGGTCCTTGACCTCGGTGACCAACACTTGAGGTAATGGAGGAAGTCTGGATATTCTTGGCCGTACGATATAGGGCAAGACGTTCTTCAGTGCCAGTGTTCTGGCGACCGCGGCAGTGGCGAGCGAGGCAAGGCGAACGGTTTCAGAGGTGGATCACAACATGCCGCCGTCTGTAGCTCCATATTGAAGGTCCAGAAAGCTGTGGCTAACGAAATATGGACAACCATGGCTCTTTTGCATTGCATTTAGATCCCGAGATTGGGCCTTCGGGAGCGCCCTTTGCCTGTCACTGAACGAACAGGCATACCACTTGGTGTACGTAGTTGATGGCTTGACAAACTGAGAACAatcgatggtggtgatttGGGCTCATGAGTATCTGACTTTTCGTCAAACCACGCGGAAACATGGTACTGTCAGAGGGTGTTGGACCTAGAGAAAGGAGTGAGAAGAGAACATGTGCAACACCACTTGTGAGCGATGGTGGAATATGATGAGAGCCGCTAAGGGTACATGGGTTAAGCGCCATGCGTAAGTTTCCAACGAGGAGTTGCAACCTTCGAAATGATGCCGAGACGGTGTTTCTGGTGTTGGCCACTGGGCTTCGGGTGGAAAAGTAATTGTTGCGCAGCCCATGAGACTGAAAGTCATTCGTGGTCCTGGGTTACGGGGAGCAAGGGCTGTCTGCTGCCTCGGGCTGAGTAGATTGCCAACTAAAGCACAAATGCCGAAGACGCGGGGTTAGGTCGGCGGGTAAAAAGGGCGTCTGCTGCTAGCAGCCGAGCCGTccgtgatggcgatggaacgTGAGCgcgccaactccaacaacattGGGATTTCCCGTGCGCGCTCATGACGGCGCGAAAGGGTACCGAAGAACGAGCCGATGGGCTGCCATGTATTCCCCTGCCCGTCCCTGGCAGATGACGCACATGCGAATGCTGCTCAGATTGGCATTTGCAATGATGCAGTTATGttcgtggtgatggtgacggaCCAACTGGTTGGCGGGATTGGAATGGAGGAGACGGTTGAGATCTGGACGGGAAAGCAAACAAGTTCACTGttggggagaagagaagCGGGGAACAAATTGaaacggaaagaaagaaTGGAGAATTCACGATCTGCATTCACTCCCCACCAACCCCACAGGGACGTGGGGCGTTGCCGCTTTTAAGGTTATCGTTATCGGCGCACTCTGGGGTGGAGATGTGGTTCATCCGAGTGGAAGCCATCATGATTCAGGTCATTCAAGTGATGTCAGCTTATGACTTGTCGACCAACAAGCAGGTATCTAGCAGCTTGTCGAGGAAATAGCCGAGGCCATATGCGTTTCGAGGTACACCCATCGTGAGTGATAATGAGGCGTCTAGATACATAGCCTGGGTCGGCCATATTTGCAAGACTTGTGTACTGTGGTAGTCATCATGGTTCATGCAGTTGGAAGTGGAACGCCCAAAACCTGCCAAACATGAGAATACGCGCTGCCGCTGGTAGGAAACACATGGGACAGGTATGGAACTCgggatgttggtggtttgcTGATATTATTATTTGATTGTTGGTGGACTCCAGTTGCGAGACCAGAGTATTTGTCCGCATGGTTGGCTTGCTGGTTGGATAACGACCATGAGCTCTTTGGCCAGCAGCATGTCTCGAGACTCCGTCTTCCAGCACACTGGTCGAGACCGATGTGACGTCGGGACACATCTCACATCACCCCTtgaccaaaaaaaaatgcCCTAGGTGGAGGAACTGCGCAGAGGAAATTGCGAGGAAAATGGTGGCAGCATTGGTAGATAGAAACCGCAGACGAAACGCCCCAAAGATGGTATTGTTCGTTTCCCGCACCCGACCATCCGTGTCCATTGTACATGTACCTCAAAGACCAACTTTCCCGTGCCAACATCGAAGCCAGTCCGTTGACTTCGACGCCACGACACGGCAAACCCATGCAAGACCAGTCAAGAAAACCAGTGCCGGTTTCTCAACCTCGCTACCACCGCATTCTTCCCAGGGAAGGCGTTTAGAAGACGAGAGCAGCgcccttggtcttcttgtcaCCACTGTAGTTTCAAACACGTTAGAACCAATCCAACAAAAAACGAGTTATGGGCCAAGAAGACAaaagcatcatcaaccgtCGATCGTGGAATGTCGCCAGATGGTGTCGTGGTGGCGCAGATTGGTGATTGGTCCAGGAAGAGCAGTATCTCATGTCGATGATCCTAGGCCGAAACCTCCATCGGTCGCATGTTTCTTCTGTTGTTCCtgtcgctccttcctcctccgggTCCAACCTGATGATATGCGAAGAAACCAGGTGTGGCGACAGTCCTaattgttgttgatggataGCAACAAAACAGCGGCCGTTTGGCGCACCGATCCTTCACACATCTCCCAAGCGTAACGTGGCTTTGAATGCGGTATGGAGTCGTTGACATCGCGTCGAGCTGTGTCGGTGGTTCGCCATCGTGCGGTTCTCGACCTCGTGCCCGGCGGGGTTATGATTACAGTCCATCGTCTCGCAGTTCGGCAGCGAAAATTGTCGCTCTTGTCGCGCATATGTCGCATATTCCTCGATCCCGGTGATAACGCCGTGTCTTCTTGATCCCAAACATTTCAATCATTGAACGGAAAAAAACTTACCCGAGCTCGAAGTGCTTGCAGCGCTTGAGGGGaagctgcttcttctgcttgcaGACGGAGCACTCCTGTAGATTCACCATTTTTAGCCTCTATCCCTCGATATCTCGCGATTCCTATTCGGGCTCCCGTACCAGTCTGAGGACGAccttcttggtggtcttcgccttcttgtGGAAGACGGGCTTGGTCTGACCACCGTAACCGGACTGCTTGCGGTCGTAACGGCGCTTTCCCTGAGCGAAAGCCGAAGCCTTGCCGGCCTTGTACTGGGTGACCTTGTGAAGGGTGTGCTTGCCGCAAGAGCGGCCAGCGCAGTAGGTCTTGCGGGTCTTGGGTACGTTGACCATTTTTGCGATTCGGACGTCGGTCGTTGATGTGTGAGGTCGAAGATCGTACGCTGACCAGCTTTCGGCTTGGATTTTTTGCCCACCTTGACAAATTTGGGTGGTGCTGCGTGTGCCCTGTGTGCCTGGTCTGTGCGTTATCCCGGATAAAACGCCCTCCGTGGCTCCGCGCCGCCCTTTCGCAAACCTGCTTATCTTATCGAACTCATCCGCCTGCAAGCTCCAACCAATGAGATCGAAGCTCGACTGCCCGCTTGACTGCCTGCCGTCGCCTGCCTCGAACTTCTGGTCTCGATCAACGACTAACGAATGGCAACTCAATTCCGCTTCCAACTTTAACTCTCTTCATTCCTCACCACCCCGGACGGGATGGCACAAATTGACACAAACAGCTCGCGCGATGGTCGTGATCCTTGCACAGTTTGACAACCATAAGCTCACCACCGCATATTCTTCTTTCTACTCTTTGTTGCTAGGATTCAAAGGGCGACAAGTTGCGACCCCAGTCAGGGCAAGATCGAAGAAGTCTTTGGCATTGTCATGATATTTACATGCCGTTCTCACAGTATCGGATAtctcatcaccacaacacGGTTGTTCAGGTCGAACTCACCATACCGCTCGCCGCAACATCTACCTATCACCATTTCCGTCAttccgaagaagaaaacaagtTCACTACACACTCATTTACACGGAGCTGAAGTCACGCTCATCCCTCGATCATGTTCCTCCAGCTCGCAATTCATACAGGGCTGTTTCCATCGTAGAATGGCTAAAAAGTCCCGAACTGCAGCAACATCCTAGTCTGGCTCTTTATTCGGCTTCTTTGGCCACGATGCCTCACTTCCCTTGCTTTACGGCCATATCCATCAAAGAACATGGTTAAACGTGACGGGGGCAGTACCCTTTTTTATGAGGTCCCGTTCCAACAAACCGACCAGGGGGAAATACCGCCTCGTGCGACATCCGGATCGAGAAGACCATGGTCAGAAAAGCTTTGAATTGTGTTATGTGCCCCAGGAAGAAAGCATATGTAAGTTGCAAACATCCTCGAGTCTACAAATCCATGTCATCCCCGTTTCTCTTCGAGTGTTGTGTCCATCGAGAGTTGAGGCTCTTCCAACGCCAAGCATCCAGTCACACATAAACTCTCCACTCCAACAGCAGAGAGCAAGACGGGAGCGCCGTGACGAGTCGATGAACGTTTGAGAGACACCAGCAGCcatgcctcctccaacatctgTGCCAACACCGGCGGTTACTCCTGCCGCCAGGTTGGTGGTTACATCTTTCAATCATGTCCCACTGACAACCACCTTCTCCCCGCCGGGGGAGTGCTTCGGGGTTTCGTCGTCCGATGTCTATCTCATCGATCAACAAACGAGCTGCCTTCCGAGTGGCTGGTCTTCGGCCGAGACCGCTTTCTTCTCACCTGGTTTGGTTTGCCCCAACGGCTACATGTCTGCATGCCATGACAACGGGGGGGTTTCTACGATCACGACAGTAACCTGCTGTCCACAGCGTGGACCAACTGTCTGGCTTTCGTGCGTTGCAGAACCTACAAAGCTTGCCTCATCGTTGAAGGACTATATGTGCGCCTGGACGGCACCAGCGGCAGGTTATTCAACCGATGTTACGAGATCACCAAACGGCAAGACAGTTACAACGTCGGAGACACTCAAAAGCCCCGATGCCATCTATGCTTATGGTGTTCGTATGGTTTACCAGTCAACCGATAAGTCGACAACCGGCACCGCTGTCACAACTGGCACCAAAACGACTAACGGAACATCCGCAGCGACCTCTGCAATGGCCTCTACGAAGACCtctgcttctccatcttcagtCTCTGGCTCTTCCAACTCGACAGTCTCAACGACGGCCGTTGTGATAATCGCCGTGTGCATCACAGTGGTCATATGTGGGATTGTAGCGTCTTTGTTTCTGTGGTGGCGGAGACGTTCGCAACCTCAGCATCCGAGCGGTCCAAACTCAGATGCTCCCAGTTCTATCGCTCTGACCCCGGAATCACCAGTACCGAACGCTCCGGATTTGCAACCTTTACACTCGAATGTCCCAGCCCAAGTCATGTCACCAACAGCTGTCTCGACTTCGGACCGTATGCGACATGTGAGCATGCAAAGCTCAATGTGGAATACGATGCCGCCTTCACCGCCACCAGCTGGCCCCCTTCCTTATCATATCAGCAAGTCCTTATTCGATCACCAAGATGATGTCCTTAAGAGGAACAGACAGACGGAAATAAGCAACTTCAGTGCCAGCGACACTACTACGGCCTTTGATATTAGCAATGCCGTTGAGTTACCCGTCCGGTCATCGGCCAGTGAACTTCCAACACCTCGTTGAGCAAGGATGTATACTATAGCCATGAGGCAATAGACGCTGTTTTGTCAGGTGTGCATAGAGGCGGGTTGTATTTGCTTTGTACAGACATTTCCGGGGCCAGCGTGTTATTCGAGGCGGTTGGGTTATATTATTTCCTTCAATGACCCTTTGTAGGGTTTCAAAATATCATCGTCTTTCTACTCTAGTACGATACCCATGGACCTTTTTACTGGCGAATCTCTATCCGATTTCTCCCCATTTTTGCTATGGTCTCTCTGTTCCGTCTGTTGCTTTCACCAACTCAGATCCGCCTCAGTAAGGTCGGAACCGGAACCGCAATCCCGAGCATTCCACTGATGTATATGATATTACGGACccttgcttttctttctaTCGTGTATATCGTTTATTCGCGCCAATCTGTACCTCGACAAGCATAACCGTCCCGCTGAGTGCGATGCAGCGGGAGCAAGCCGTGGCTTGGCACTGCCGGACTACGAACTTATCCAGATCACCCGGGATCATGTCCGGACCATCACCATTCTATCTTGCAGGTGCTCTGGACGTCCGATGGTAATGTGTGTCGGACCCCCAAATTTAAATTGCCTTGAGACGCGTCTTTGTTCGTCGGTTCCTGCAGTTTTTTTCCCTGGCCTCTGTTGAAGAATGTCTATAAAGCAAGGCTAGCTGCTGCTCCCCAGTTCTTCCCCAACCCAAAACCCCAAACATCAAACCTAGACAACGCCGTTagtcaacctcaacagaCCCGACAATGCAACTCACCtctctcctcggcctcctggCCACAGCCACTCTCGCAGTCGGCCAGGCAAGCAACAACACGACCGGCAAGCTAGGAGACGCCCGTCCAGTCCGTAATAATCCCGTCATCGGCGAAGTGTGGGTTGCAAAGTTCGACTCCCCCACAGTCAAGGGCTTCGTGACCGCCGTTGCCAATACCGTTGGTGTCAACTATACTATTGATGTTACGGGGCTTCCGGTTGATCAGGGGCCGTTTAGTACGTTACTTCTTCTATCTCTTCCGCAAGTTGTCTTTTTAGAACCAGTTGCTAACCTGACCTGTGGGTAGAATACCATGTCCACGTCCGCGCCGTCCCCTCCGACGGTAACTGCGCCGACACAGCcggccacctcgactcctaCCTGCGCGGCGACAGTCCGCCTTGCAACAGCGCGGCGCCGCAGACTTGTGAGGTTGGTGATCTGAGTGGGAAGTACGGGACTGTTACGGGACCTAGCGTGTTAAAGAGGTGAGATAATCActttttatctttttttttttttttttttttttgggggggggggggggggggggggggggggggggcggTCTTGGAATCTTGCTCAGGGGTGTTTTTGGTAAACAATGAGGCGTGATTGCTAACCAGTTTATGCAAAAAATGCAGCTTCAACGACCCTTACTCTGCGCTCAATGTCATCAATCTGGGTTATATCGGGAACAGAGGGATTGTTTTCCATAATGCTAACTCAACGAGGATTGCTTGTGCTACGTTGCAAAAGGTTGGGTGAGCCAGAGGCATGTGGTGGTTACGGGGTGTGGTTCGTTGTTGGTCAGTCTCTTCCCAAGGTGATGCACAAGAAGATGATTTGAGGTGTTATCGGTTGAAACCGAGTaggccatggtggtggtgtagtgATTGAGGGGTTTTGTGTAAAAGGTCAAAATGAACCATTCTATCGAGCCATTCAGTCCCAACACCTTGACTATGAGCTGGAACTATTGGACGTTTGCTGGGGCTCTTGTCCAAATTACTCACTCCCACGGGGGATCACACATACATATTTTTCAACCTCCTATCAATATGAAAGATAGCAGCACCCTGTGTTACAAAGATCGGTTTATGTGCTACATATCCTATCGTATACTCAGGATAATCTCTTACTCTGCTCTGAGATTCATTTCCACTTATAAACTGGCTACTACCATAGATCGCTCCGGACAAGTCACTTGAGCGTACAGTGATGTCcaaggatgaaggagaaacAAAGACTACATGGGCCTATTAAGCATGGTGATCGTGGTGTATGTATTGTGCGGTTTTGCACCACCGGGCATATCATCATGGTGGATGAGAGGTGATTCACGGGCTCTCACCCACAAGAACGGATATCCATCATTCCCAACACATCCGTTGCTATAAACTTGCTAGAACTTCACTCCAGCTTTCTCTTTCAACCTTGACCTCTCTCACATTATCTCCCTCATTTTTCCCTTAATCCATAGCCATCTCATTCAACCAATCCAATATGTCCGCTCCAAATTTCTCCCACCCAAATCCCATAGCAAAAAGGATTCACGATTCATACCCACGttctcttcaacaactccGCAACACCGAAACCGTCGTCCCTCCCCTTAACCCCTCCATCACTCGAACCCTCGTCAACgccctcccttccttttctcaccCCGACATCGTCTACGAAGGTCCCGTCTCCCAAACCCCCAAGTCCCAATGGAAGTTCTATAACCAATGGCAAGACCCCTCTACATCCCTCATCGTCCtaaccaccatcaacccaaAGCTGCTCACCGTCCTCAAAGATTTCTTCGGATCCATCACAGTCCTAATGCCAGGAGTGATACCTCAACCACCTAACCAACCTCACCAGTCGACGGAGCTACCGCACCAACCGGGCCAAACAGACCAAcgtccacaacctcaacaacatcaacaacctcgccGACGATACTACAAATGCCGCCCCTCTATCAAATCTGTCACGGGTAAACACCACGAACgcaacccctcctccaaccccgCCGCGCCCACTAGCTCCAGCAAAGTATCAGGCGCCGGCAACCAGCCCTACCAGCTCGCGACCGCTCTGCACGGCGCCCACAACCGCATCTCCTTTTACGGAAACCTACTCTACTTCGATCCCCGGTTTTGGCAGGAGGGGGGGTTGTTAACCAGATACAAGACCGTCATCCTGGTTGCCGTGCAGAGTTTCATCCAGCTGCCGTCGGACTTTGGACGGCCTGGTGATCCAGCGTGGAAAGAGCGGGATTGGGATGGGGCGTATCATAAGTACTTCTATGGGTATGGGAAAGATGAGCGAGCAAAGGGGCCGGTGGAATATAGTGTTATTATGATGTATAATGTGAACACTAAACaaaggaaggtggtggttacGAAGGGGGTGACAGTTAATGAGGCCTGGGTGAGGCAGGTTATGTGGATGTGCGGgtttgaggatgaggatgctTTGCCGGggatggtggaagaagaggaaggggacgacggaaagggaaaagggacCAAAGTGAAGGGGAGAAAACcggtgggagaggagatgtTGACGAAGGTGTGGAATGCAACTACGGAGCACGTGGATCCTGGGGACTGGCAGGaggtggcggcgggggtTTCGAGGCATGAGTTGATTAGGGAGgcgttggaggagttgagggggGATGTTGAGGGGTGGTTGTCGCCGTGATGGAGTCGGGTGGTTGCAACGGGTTGAGGGATATGGAGAAGGCGTCGTAGGAACGAATGAGAAGGGGCAATAGAAAGGATGATAGGAATGTCCAGGGGTACCTCTAGTGCCGAGAAAGAGCAGATGAGACTGGATGGAGCAAGTACAAATGGGGATGAATTGACTGAGAGATACAATTCTTAATGTagagaagaaaaagcaaaaaaggcaaaaagctCAGTCGTCTCCCCGCTCCCGGGTCGAACCCGGAATGCAGTCGTAACGACCTACGAAAATACCACGCATCTTCTGCCCCAGCACACTTACCACGTAAGCTACAAGTACTGGAGGTATTGAAAGGTCCTGAACTGCTGCCTTATGTAGTACTAGGGAAGGTTCTGCCAGTGCATGCGCCGGTGGCGGGGCTGCAGTATCGCCTGTAATTAGAACCAAAGAAACTACTAACTTAATATACAGGGTAGGAATAATCGGTAACGTCGAGGTGGTTGTGCCTTTCGAGATGTTCAAGCAGATTTCGAACTAGATATGGTTGAGTGTCCTTATCGATAAGACGTAGCCATCAGGGTCCTCAACAATTCAGCCAATGACGTCAATGTTTGAGCTGTCAATGTGCGGAAATAATGCCCTAACAATGATGTGTAATGACTGTCCTATGAAGCAGGGCTTGGCCAGTTAGGGGTATAACGCACTTCTTACAATCCTACAAACGCTTGATACAAAGGGAACAACATCTAACGAGTGgatttctctttctcctaaaaaccaccaacatcGGCGTCGCTAATACGTCGCTACATGGCTACATCGCAGCACCCCTCTCTGCCCGCCCTTCGCACTCCGCCTAGATCGAATCGTTCGCCAGGCTCTTGCGATTGTGATACTCGAGCGAAAAGTCCTCGGTACGCACAATCTGATTCTGGCCAGTCGTCCGCGGCGCTCTCCAGTCGTCCTTCTCACCCATCACCGGCCCGCGCCCGTCTGACATAACCTTGTTGGGGCCGGCAGACACGACCGTCACGACCAAGTTGTTCTCGGAGTCTGTCTTGGACCTTGAGTGTTTGCCTTCACCAGACGACGACATCTTGGGCTCGATGGCCTTGCTGTCCTCAGACTTGTAGTAGCGACGCGAAATGGCGGCATCCCGAACCAGCACGCGGAGAATGGGGATACTGGCAGCCATAATGGTAATGGCACTCTCGGCATTACCCCAGATGAAGAGGTCGACACCATCGGCTATAGCATGACACCTGTCAGCTTTGTATTCCCCCTGATATTCTGGATAGATAGGCAAACTTACCAAAGTCGGAGGACAACATGCTCGGAAGCTTGGTTGTTTTGATGATGCCAGTAATACCCGCGCTAACAATTGAACATTAGGCTCCAGATCATCATAACACTGCTTCCATAAAACTCACAAGACACCCATGCTCATCGCAAAGGCACACCCGaatttctccttcttcttcatctggaGCTTCCACACCACCGACCACGGAAGCAGGGCCAGCGTAAT is part of the Sordaria macrospora chromosome 1, complete sequence genome and harbors:
- a CDS encoding 60S ribosomal protein eL42 → MVNVPKTRKTYCAGRSCGKHTLHKVTQYKAGKASAFAQGKRRYDRKQSGYGGQTKPVFHKKAKTTKKVVLRLECSVCKQKKQLPLKRCKHFELG